A stretch of Bordetella genomosp. 13 DNA encodes these proteins:
- the ppa gene encoding inorganic diphosphatase — MSLDRVGPGNKLPEDFNVIIEIPMNADPVKYEVDKDTGAVFVDRFMLTAMHYPCNYGYIPQTLSEDGDPADVLVITPFPIQVGAVVRCRAIGVLEMDDESGGDAKLLAVPVDKLYPPYRNIKTYEDLPAEDIGRIQHFFEHYKDLEKGKWVKVKGWKGLDAAHQEIVRSAERYAKG; from the coding sequence ATGAGTCTTGATCGCGTCGGTCCCGGCAACAAGCTGCCGGAAGACTTCAACGTCATCATCGAAATCCCCATGAATGCCGATCCCGTCAAGTACGAGGTCGACAAGGACACGGGCGCGGTCTTCGTCGATCGCTTCATGCTGACGGCCATGCACTATCCGTGCAACTACGGCTACATCCCGCAGACCCTGTCGGAAGACGGCGACCCGGCCGACGTGCTGGTCATCACGCCTTTCCCGATCCAGGTTGGCGCGGTCGTGCGCTGCCGCGCCATCGGCGTGCTCGAGATGGACGACGAGTCGGGCGGCGACGCCAAGCTGCTGGCCGTGCCGGTCGACAAGCTGTACCCGCCTTACCGCAACATCAAGACGTACGAAGACCTGCCGGCCGAAGACATCGGCCGTATCCAGCACTTCTTCGAGCACTACAAGGATCTCGAGAAGGGCAAGTGGGTCAAGGTCAAGGGCTGGAAGGGCCTGGACGCCGCGCACCAGGAAATCGTGCGCAGCGCCGAGCGCTACGCCAAGGGTTGA
- a CDS encoding fumarylacetoacetate hydrolase family protein codes for MDYVIAPIPPVSLPVAGTAARFPVRRVYCVGRNYAEHAKEMGFTGREDPFFFCKHPDSLVPVADGETGTMPYPSKTSNLHYEMELVVVLDKGGKNLSVEAAAQCVWGYALGLDMTRRDLQGEAKKQGRPWEVGKAFDFAAPIGPVHPRSKVGTLDKGAIWLDVNGERKQSSDVSQMIWNVAESIAYLSGLFELQPGDIIFTGTPEGVGAVVQGDVMSGGVEGLGELRVRVA; via the coding sequence ATGGATTACGTCATTGCCCCGATCCCGCCCGTGTCGCTGCCCGTGGCGGGCACCGCTGCCCGCTTCCCGGTGCGCCGCGTCTATTGCGTGGGCCGCAACTACGCCGAGCATGCCAAGGAAATGGGCTTCACCGGCCGTGAAGATCCGTTCTTCTTCTGCAAGCATCCCGACAGCCTGGTGCCGGTGGCCGATGGCGAGACCGGCACGATGCCCTATCCCTCCAAGACCTCCAACCTGCACTACGAGATGGAGCTGGTGGTGGTGCTGGACAAGGGCGGCAAGAACCTGTCGGTCGAAGCCGCCGCGCAATGCGTCTGGGGTTACGCGCTGGGTCTGGACATGACGCGCCGCGACCTGCAGGGCGAGGCCAAGAAGCAGGGCCGTCCGTGGGAGGTCGGCAAGGCGTTCGACTTCGCCGCGCCCATCGGCCCCGTCCATCCGCGCAGCAAGGTCGGCACGCTCGACAAGGGCGCGATCTGGCTGGATGTGAACGGCGAGCGCAAGCAGTCCAGCGATGTGTCGCAGATGATCTGGAACGTGGCTGAAAGCATCGCCTATCTGTCCGGCCTGTTCGAACTGCAGCCGGGCGACATCATCTTCACCGGCACGCCGGAAGGCGTGGGCGCCGTCGTGCAGGGCGACGTCATGAGCGGCGGCGTGGAAGGCCTGGGCGAACTGCGCGTGCGCGTCGCCTGA